One stretch of Bradyrhizobium canariense DNA includes these proteins:
- a CDS encoding flippase — MAVMDAQSAATSTGVIARLRSMLRGLLGGSSEASVTKRLAGTIFIIRVLSAGLAYLSQILLARWMGGSDYGIYVYVWTWVLLLGSMMDFGISASAQKIIPEYRTRGEHALLRGFLSGSRWMTFLVSSAVSVLLAGIVKGLSPWMGAGEIVPLYIGCLTLPAFVVANTQDGIARSHDWMRLGLMPQFIIRQALIIGFTAGALALGFHLGATVAMLASAAAVWIAMIGQMIVLNRRLAGHIEPGHKAYDFRGWLAVSLPILLVESFYLLLSYTDVLVLQQFRSSEEVGVYFAVVKTLALVSFIHYAMSATTAHRFAEYHALGDRARLSAYVAHAIKWTFWPSLAATIVLLALGKPLLWLFGSQFVTGYDIMFIAAIGLVVRSAIGPVERLLNMLGHQHICALAYALAFVMNVVLCVVLVPRFGGHGAAAATSISLTFETVLLFWIVRQRLGLHVLAFGKR; from the coding sequence GTGGCCGTGATGGATGCGCAATCCGCAGCAACTTCTACCGGCGTGATCGCGCGGCTGCGTTCAATGTTGCGCGGCCTGCTTGGCGGCTCGAGCGAAGCGTCGGTGACCAAGCGCCTCGCCGGCACCATCTTCATCATCCGGGTCCTCAGCGCAGGCCTGGCCTATCTGTCGCAGATCCTGCTCGCGCGCTGGATGGGCGGTTCGGACTACGGCATCTACGTCTATGTCTGGACCTGGGTGTTGCTGCTCGGCAGCATGATGGACTTCGGCATCTCGGCATCGGCGCAAAAGATCATTCCGGAATACCGCACCCGCGGCGAACATGCCTTGCTGCGCGGCTTCCTCTCCGGCAGCCGCTGGATGACCTTCCTGGTATCGAGCGCGGTCTCGGTGCTGCTCGCCGGCATCGTGAAGGGACTGTCGCCGTGGATGGGCGCGGGCGAGATCGTTCCGCTCTACATCGGCTGCCTGACGCTGCCGGCCTTCGTGGTCGCCAATACCCAGGACGGCATCGCGCGCTCGCACGACTGGATGCGGCTCGGCTTGATGCCGCAATTCATCATCCGCCAGGCGCTGATCATCGGATTTACCGCGGGCGCGTTGGCGCTCGGCTTCCATCTCGGCGCGACCGTTGCGATGCTGGCCAGCGCAGCCGCAGTGTGGATCGCCATGATCGGGCAGATGATCGTGCTGAACCGCAGGCTCGCTGGCCATATCGAGCCCGGACATAAAGCCTACGATTTCCGCGGCTGGCTCGCCGTCTCGCTGCCGATCCTGCTGGTCGAGAGCTTCTATCTGCTGCTGTCCTACACCGACGTATTGGTGTTGCAGCAATTCCGTTCGTCGGAAGAGGTCGGCGTTTACTTTGCTGTCGTGAAGACGCTGGCGCTGGTGTCCTTTATTCACTACGCGATGTCGGCGACGACAGCGCACCGTTTCGCCGAGTATCACGCGCTTGGCGACAGAGCGCGGCTATCCGCCTACGTCGCTCATGCGATCAAATGGACGTTCTGGCCGTCGCTGGCGGCGACCATTGTGCTGCTGGCCCTGGGCAAGCCATTGTTGTGGTTGTTCGGATCGCAATTCGTCACCGGCTACGACATCATGTTCATCGCGGCCATCGGACTTGTGGTGCGCTCCGCGATCGGCCCGGTCGAGCGGCTGCTCAACATGCTCGGCCACCAGCATATCTGCGCGCTGGCTTATGCACTGGCCTTTGTCATGAACGTCGTGCTCTGCGTCGTTTTGGTGCCCCGCTTCGGCGGCCACGGCGCTGCCGCGGCAACCTCGATCTCGCTGACGTTCGAGACCGTGCTGCTGTTCTGGATCGTGCGGCAGCGGCTCGGGCTGCACGTGCTGGCGTTCGGGAAGCGCTGA
- a CDS encoding protein-disulfide reductase DsbD domain-containing protein gives MITIVPMRAALGFVATLFACSLAIEARAEDASPWLRDGHSAVRLLAGSRSGAVLLGGIAFQLQPGWKTYWRTPGDSGVPPRFDFSKSENIEAVTILWPAPTKFDDGAGGHSLGYHDQIVLPLRIVAKNADKPVTLRAAINYAVCEKLCIPVEADTELAFNSVASTEDSALFAALDTVPKPANVGDPNPLTIRDVKRDGKSTVLVDVVAPADAKQVNLFVEGPTPDWGLPVPKLLEQSPPGVKRFSFELDGLPPGTNPEGAALKLTLVGGEHSYEFNINLE, from the coding sequence ATGATCACGATAGTTCCCATGCGTGCCGCGCTCGGCTTTGTTGCAACGCTATTTGCGTGTTCCCTGGCGATCGAGGCCCGCGCCGAGGATGCTTCGCCGTGGCTACGCGACGGGCATTCCGCGGTCCGATTGCTCGCGGGCTCACGCAGCGGCGCAGTGCTGCTCGGCGGCATCGCCTTTCAGCTCCAGCCGGGATGGAAAACCTACTGGCGGACCCCAGGTGATTCCGGCGTGCCTCCGCGCTTCGATTTCTCGAAGTCAGAGAACATCGAAGCCGTGACCATTCTGTGGCCGGCGCCCACGAAGTTTGATGATGGCGCAGGCGGCCACTCCCTCGGTTACCACGATCAGATCGTGCTGCCGCTGCGCATTGTGGCGAAAAATGCCGACAAGCCGGTGACGCTTCGCGCCGCGATCAATTATGCGGTCTGCGAGAAGCTCTGTATTCCCGTTGAGGCTGATACGGAGCTGGCTTTCAACAGTGTGGCGAGCACCGAGGACAGCGCGCTGTTCGCGGCCCTCGACACCGTGCCGAAGCCCGCCAATGTCGGCGATCCTAATCCGCTCACCATCCGCGACGTCAAGCGCGACGGGAAATCAACCGTGCTGGTTGACGTGGTCGCCCCGGCAGATGCCAAACAGGTCAATCTGTTTGTCGAAGGGCCGACACCGGATTGGGGACTGCCGGTTCCGAAATTGCTCGAGCAAAGCCCGCCCGGCGTCAAGCGCTTCAGCTTCGAGCTCGACGGCCTGCCTCCGGGCACAAACCCCGAAGGGGCAGCGCTCAAGCTGACACTGGTCGGCGGCGAGCACTCCTACGAGTTCAACATCAATCTGGAGTAG
- a CDS encoding YqgE/AlgH family protein, producing the protein MDPQGKKPRTVRRKSAGSGDIPVGRGYLDGQLLIAMPVMDDPRFERSVIYLCAHSSEGAMGIIVNRPAGSIDFPGLLVQLDIIDKADQIKLPENAETMKVLKGGPVETGRGFVLHSSDFFIEDATLEIDDGICLTATVDILKAIAKGSGPKHAILALGYAGWAAGQLENEIQHNGWLHCDADPDLIFGGDVEEKYQRALRKIGVDPSMLSAEAGHA; encoded by the coding sequence ATGGACCCACAAGGCAAAAAACCGAGGACTGTTCGCCGAAAAAGCGCCGGCAGCGGCGATATTCCGGTAGGGCGCGGCTATCTCGACGGCCAGTTGCTGATTGCCATGCCGGTCATGGATGATCCGCGCTTTGAACGTTCGGTGATTTATCTCTGCGCGCACTCGTCCGAGGGCGCGATGGGCATCATCGTCAATCGCCCGGCGGGCAGTATCGATTTTCCCGGATTGCTGGTGCAGCTCGACATCATCGACAAGGCCGACCAGATCAAGCTGCCGGAAAACGCCGAGACCATGAAAGTGCTGAAAGGCGGTCCGGTCGAGACCGGCCGCGGCTTCGTGCTGCATTCGAGCGATTTCTTTATCGAGGATGCGACGCTGGAGATCGACGACGGCATTTGCCTGACCGCCACCGTCGATATCCTCAAGGCGATTGCCAAGGGCTCGGGGCCGAAACACGCGATCCTCGCTTTGGGTTATGCCGGCTGGGCGGCGGGACAGCTCGAAAACGAAATCCAGCATAATGGCTGGCTGCATTGTGATGCCGATCCGGATCTGATCTTCGGCGGCGACGTTGAGGAAAAATACCAGCGCGCACTGCGCAAGATCGGAGTCGATCCAAGCATGCTGTCCGCTGAAGCGGGACATGCGTAA
- a CDS encoding TauD/TfdA dioxygenase family protein — MPVAIRRLHRHFVGEVSGVDLRQPLTPQEAADIEAGMDRYAVLIFHGQDITDDQQLIFARNFGERENARGGTVTKKADYRLTSGLNDVSNLGKDGKPLPRDHRTHLFNLGNCLWHSDSSFRPIPAKFSLLSARVVNPKGGNTEFADMRAAYDALDDETKAEIEDMICEHSLMYSRGSLGFLDYTEEEKQMFKPVLQRLVRTHPVHGRKSLYLSSHAGGIVGMTVPEARVLLHDLNEHATQPEFVYVHKWTLHDLVMWDNRQTMHRVRRYDQSQPRDMRRATVAGTAPTVEQQAAE; from the coding sequence ATGCCTGTCGCTATCCGCCGGCTTCATCGGCATTTCGTCGGCGAAGTCAGTGGCGTCGACCTTAGACAGCCGCTGACGCCGCAAGAGGCCGCCGATATCGAAGCCGGCATGGACAGATATGCCGTGCTGATTTTCCACGGCCAGGACATCACCGACGACCAGCAATTGATATTCGCGCGTAATTTCGGCGAGCGCGAGAACGCGCGCGGCGGCACCGTGACCAAGAAGGCGGATTACCGGCTCACCTCCGGCCTGAACGACGTCTCCAACCTCGGCAAGGACGGCAAGCCGCTGCCGCGCGACCACCGCACCCATTTGTTCAATCTCGGCAATTGCCTGTGGCATTCCGACAGTTCGTTCCGGCCGATCCCGGCCAAGTTCTCGCTATTGTCGGCGCGCGTGGTGAACCCCAAGGGCGGCAACACCGAATTCGCCGACATGCGCGCGGCCTATGACGCGCTTGATGACGAGACGAAGGCCGAGATTGAAGACATGATCTGCGAGCACTCGCTGATGTATTCGCGGGGTTCGCTGGGGTTCCTCGACTACACCGAGGAAGAGAAGCAGATGTTCAAGCCGGTGCTGCAGCGCCTGGTGCGCACGCATCCGGTGCATGGCCGCAAGTCGCTGTACCTGTCGTCGCATGCCGGCGGCATTGTCGGCATGACGGTGCCGGAAGCACGGGTGTTGCTGCACGATCTCAACGAACACGCCACGCAGCCGGAATTCGTCTACGTCCATAAATGGACGCTGCACGACCTCGTGATGTGGGACAACCGCCAGACCATGCACCGCGTCCGCCGCTACGACCAGTCGCAACCACGCGACATGCGCCGCGCCACGGTCGCCGGCACGGCGCCAACCGTTGAGCAGCAGGCGGCGGAATAG
- a CDS encoding SDR family NAD(P)-dependent oxidoreductase, protein MNELDFSGKQVLVVGGSSGIGNGIAQAFRAKGAEVHVCGTRASAADYSPEEGSHLEGLDYFQLDVNDPKSIENFSTPFERLDVLVLAQGAVIYRRGEFEMAGFRKVLEVNLISLMACATRFHPTLCAAKGSLIIVSSTAAYHSTKGNPAYNASKTGAVGLTRTLGQAWAEDGIRVNGIAPGLVDTKMTKVTTANPKRLEGAIERIPLKRLGTPADMAGVALFLASPLASYVLGQTIVVDGGLIL, encoded by the coding sequence ATGAACGAACTGGATTTCAGCGGCAAGCAGGTTCTCGTGGTCGGCGGCTCCAGCGGTATCGGCAACGGTATCGCGCAAGCGTTTCGGGCCAAAGGTGCCGAGGTGCATGTCTGCGGCACGCGCGCAAGCGCGGCTGATTATTCGCCGGAAGAGGGATCGCACCTCGAAGGCCTCGATTACTTCCAGCTCGACGTCAACGATCCCAAATCGATCGAGAATTTTAGCACGCCCTTCGAGCGGCTCGATGTGCTGGTGCTGGCGCAGGGCGCAGTGATTTACCGGCGCGGTGAATTCGAGATGGCCGGGTTTAGAAAAGTGCTGGAAGTCAATCTGATCAGCCTGATGGCTTGCGCCACCCGGTTTCATCCGACGCTGTGCGCGGCGAAGGGCTCGCTGATCATCGTCAGTTCGACGGCGGCGTATCATTCGACAAAGGGCAATCCGGCCTACAACGCCTCGAAGACCGGCGCCGTCGGCTTGACCCGTACGCTGGGGCAGGCCTGGGCAGAAGATGGCATTCGCGTCAACGGCATCGCTCCCGGTCTCGTCGATACCAAAATGACAAAGGTGACGACCGCGAATCCGAAGCGGCTCGAAGGCGCCATCGAGCGGATACCGTTGAAGCGGCTGGGAACGCCGGCCGACATGGCAGGCGTAGCGTTGTTCCTGGCGTCGCCGCTCGCGTCCTATGTCCTCGGTCAGACCATCGTGGTCGACGGCGGGCTGATTTTGTAG
- a CDS encoding CsbD family protein — MDKDRIAGSAKDFAGKAEGALGEATGDAQTQASGRAREAAGTVQNLYGQAKDAARSVSDAASGYAKDAYENSGDTLRDGSQAVARKVQDNPLGALLIAGGIGFALALLMTRPPRRPPPRWRYYG; from the coding sequence ATGGACAAGGATCGAATTGCCGGTTCGGCAAAGGACTTTGCCGGCAAGGCTGAAGGTGCTCTCGGTGAAGCGACCGGCGACGCCCAAACCCAGGCGTCCGGGCGTGCTCGCGAAGCCGCAGGCACGGTGCAGAACCTTTACGGCCAAGCCAAGGATGCTGCACGTAGCGTCAGCGATGCGGCCTCAGGCTACGCCAAGGACGCTTACGAAAACAGCGGCGATACGTTGCGCGACGGTTCGCAAGCCGTGGCCAGGAAAGTGCAGGACAATCCGCTTGGCGCGCTTCTGATCGCGGGCGGTATCGGCTTTGCGCTGGCGCTGTTGATGACGCGGCCACCACGCCGGCCGCCGCCACGATGGCGCTATTACGGCTGA
- a CDS encoding SGNH/GDSL hydrolase family protein produces MANPKSFFRVFTESGPLIALAIATALLVGVVGPASAQFFNFGGPQRPPPPPRGGGGFFGNGGGGWFGGDLFTPFQQQAPKRVVREDFSKAPPPEKRDTVPERNILVLGDAMADWLAYGLEDAYADQPDIGVLRRHKTVSGLIKYQPKGDPADWAAAARGILATEKPDAIVVMLGLSDRVAMREPAAEKSDGKSPDKKNDKKDARAKPADGTKPDGAAKPDDKAVDTELAPEDADNGDAPPAIAPEKSTRSPNGIYEFREERWVELYTKKIEEMIAVLKSKGVPVVWVGLPAIRGPKGTSDMLFLDALYRDAAGKAGITYVDVWDGFVDEAGRYLQQGPDFEGQIRRLRSYDGVFFTQAGARKLAHYVEREVTRLLAARSAPITLPTEPATPDANAQPGQPAPRPLAGPILPLVASSVGTDQLLGGPGSRPAAVDPLAARTLVKGEPLAPPAGRADDFIWPRREIGREQAKGETPVAAVTPDGTVAAAPAGAPTAPPKPKKVHPAQSGQNFFGFGNAQRQPQPAQPQGPRLLLRPPANVGRAAWAPDFFTR; encoded by the coding sequence ATGGCCAATCCGAAGTCCTTTTTCCGGGTGTTTACCGAAAGCGGCCCGCTGATCGCGCTGGCCATTGCAACTGCGCTGTTGGTCGGCGTGGTCGGACCGGCGTCCGCACAATTTTTCAATTTCGGCGGGCCACAGCGGCCCCCACCGCCGCCGCGGGGTGGTGGCGGTTTCTTCGGCAATGGCGGCGGAGGCTGGTTCGGCGGCGATCTGTTCACGCCGTTCCAGCAGCAGGCTCCAAAGCGCGTCGTCCGCGAGGATTTTTCGAAGGCGCCGCCACCTGAGAAGCGCGACACCGTGCCGGAACGCAACATCCTGGTGCTCGGCGATGCCATGGCCGACTGGCTGGCCTATGGTCTCGAGGACGCTTACGCCGATCAACCTGATATCGGCGTGCTCCGCCGACACAAGACGGTTTCCGGTCTCATCAAATATCAGCCCAAGGGCGATCCGGCCGACTGGGCTGCGGCGGCCAGGGGCATTCTCGCGACCGAGAAGCCCGACGCCATCGTCGTCATGCTCGGACTGAGCGACCGCGTCGCGATGCGTGAGCCGGCCGCGGAGAAATCCGACGGCAAATCGCCCGATAAAAAGAACGACAAGAAAGACGCCCGGGCCAAACCCGCTGATGGCACCAAGCCGGATGGCGCCGCAAAGCCGGACGATAAAGCGGTCGACACCGAATTAGCTCCAGAGGACGCCGACAATGGCGATGCGCCGCCGGCGATCGCACCGGAGAAGAGCACGCGCTCGCCGAACGGGATCTATGAGTTTCGCGAGGAACGCTGGGTCGAGCTCTACACCAAGAAGATCGAGGAGATGATCGCGGTCCTGAAATCCAAGGGCGTGCCGGTGGTGTGGGTCGGCCTGCCTGCGATACGCGGCCCGAAGGGCACATCGGATATGCTGTTCCTGGATGCGCTCTATCGGGATGCCGCCGGCAAGGCCGGCATCACCTATGTCGATGTCTGGGACGGCTTCGTCGACGAGGCCGGCCGTTACCTGCAACAGGGCCCGGACTTCGAAGGCCAGATCCGGCGCTTACGCTCCTACGACGGCGTGTTTTTCACCCAGGCCGGCGCGCGCAAGCTTGCGCATTATGTCGAACGCGAGGTCACGCGGCTGCTGGCGGCGCGTTCCGCGCCGATCACGCTGCCAACGGAGCCAGCGACACCCGATGCCAACGCGCAGCCCGGTCAACCGGCGCCGCGTCCGCTGGCGGGACCGATCCTGCCGCTGGTGGCCTCTTCGGTCGGTACCGACCAACTGCTCGGCGGTCCTGGCTCGCGGCCGGCCGCGGTCGATCCGCTCGCCGCGCGAACGCTGGTGAAGGGCGAGCCGCTGGCGCCACCTGCGGGCCGTGCCGACGATTTTATCTGGCCGCGGCGTGAAATCGGACGCGAACAGGCAAAGGGCGAAACGCCGGTTGCAGCCGTGACGCCTGATGGGACGGTGGCTGCCGCTCCGGCCGGTGCTCCCACCGCGCCGCCAAAGCCGAAGAAGGTTCATCCCGCCCAATCGGGTCAGAATTTCTTCGGGTTTGGGAATGCGCAGCGCCAGCCGCAACCGGCTCAGCCGCAAGGTCCGCGCCTGCTGCTGCGTCCTCCGGCCAACGTCGGCCGTGCGGCGTGGGCGCCGGACTTCTTTACGCGGTAG
- a CDS encoding lytic murein transglycosylase — MMRRTGALANKRTVAVILAATLLLGGEARAQSSSGGGPLSFFGNIFTGSFSKDNPSAAQPAPGNGGTQAWSGEDGASGHPLMTASAIREAAANFDNCVASMWPDAARRNISQESFQRFTAGLTPDLHIMDLMDSQPEFSKSIWDYLDILVNDNRLAKGREILVKYKPQFDEVEKAYGVDRYAIAAIWGIESNYSTQIGDRSVLQSTATLACIGRRQAYFKDEFLSALEILHHGDLRPEQMHGSWAGAFGPTQFMPTAFKRYAVDADGDGRRDVVDDPADLIASTANNLKKDGWQAGETWGYEVVVPPGFNYMLADRAKVMTLAQWEHLGLKHADGKPFLHPAEKAYLLAPAGAEGPGFLMLQNFRVIMKYNPAEAYALAIGHFADRLRGGAPFVQPWPRQERELSRAERLELQQLLVERGFYRGTPDGQFGGETRNALRSFQASIGAPADGFASSDVLERLRGH; from the coding sequence ATGATGCGACGGACGGGAGCATTGGCGAACAAGCGAACGGTTGCGGTCATCCTTGCGGCAACATTGCTGCTCGGCGGCGAGGCGCGCGCGCAGTCGTCGAGCGGCGGCGGGCCGTTAAGCTTCTTCGGTAACATTTTCACCGGATCGTTTTCCAAGGACAATCCGTCAGCAGCGCAACCGGCGCCTGGCAATGGCGGAACTCAGGCCTGGAGCGGCGAGGACGGCGCGTCCGGCCATCCGCTGATGACCGCCAGCGCCATCCGCGAGGCTGCCGCGAATTTCGACAATTGCGTCGCCTCGATGTGGCCCGATGCCGCGCGCCGCAATATTTCGCAGGAAAGCTTCCAGCGCTTCACCGCAGGCCTGACGCCCGATCTGCACATCATGGATTTGATGGATTCGCAGCCGGAATTCAGCAAGTCGATCTGGGACTATCTCGACATTCTGGTGAACGACAATCGTCTCGCCAAGGGCCGCGAAATCCTCGTCAAATACAAACCGCAATTCGACGAGGTGGAAAAGGCCTACGGCGTCGACCGCTATGCGATCGCGGCGATCTGGGGCATCGAATCAAATTACTCGACCCAGATCGGCGACCGCAGCGTACTGCAATCCACCGCAACGCTCGCCTGCATCGGCCGCCGGCAGGCTTATTTCAAGGATGAATTCCTCTCGGCGCTGGAGATCCTGCACCACGGCGACCTGCGCCCGGAGCAGATGCACGGCTCCTGGGCCGGCGCGTTCGGCCCCACCCAGTTCATGCCGACCGCCTTCAAGCGCTACGCCGTCGATGCCGATGGCGACGGCCGCCGCGATGTGGTCGATGACCCGGCCGACCTGATCGCCTCCACCGCCAACAACCTCAAGAAAGACGGCTGGCAGGCCGGTGAAACCTGGGGCTATGAGGTCGTGGTGCCGCCGGGCTTCAATTACATGCTGGCGGACCGCGCCAAGGTGATGACGCTGGCGCAATGGGAGCATCTCGGCCTCAAGCACGCCGACGGCAAGCCCTTCCTGCACCCGGCCGAGAAGGCCTATCTGCTGGCGCCGGCAGGCGCCGAAGGCCCGGGCTTCCTGATGCTGCAGAACTTCCGGGTGATCATGAAATACAACCCGGCGGAAGCCTATGCGCTGGCGATCGGTCATTTTGCCGACCGTTTGCGCGGCGGCGCGCCGTTCGTGCAGCCGTGGCCACGGCAGGAACGGGAACTGTCACGCGCCGAGCGGCTGGAACTTCAGCAATTGCTGGTCGAGCGCGGCTTCTATCGCGGCACCCCGGACGGCCAGTTTGGTGGCGAGACCCGAAATGCCCTGCGCAGTTTCCAGGCCTCAATCGGGGCGCCAGCGGATGGATTTGCCTCCTCCGACGTGTTGGAACGGCTCAGGGGACACTGA
- the galU gene encoding UTP--glucose-1-phosphate uridylyltransferase GalU, whose protein sequence is MKIRKAVFPVAGLGTRVLPATKAMPKEMLTIVDKPLIQYVVDEAKEAGIEHFIFVTGRNKGVIEDHFDRMFELDATLVARGKKAEMEILARDQPEAGAMSFTRQQAPHGLGHAVWCARDIVGNEPFAVVLPDELVLNTPGCLKQMIEAAANLGDKSNLIAVEEVPEHLTHQYGICGVGKRHAHRKLFEVNGMVEKPPKGTAPSNLSITGRYILQPEIFKILETQERGAGGEIQLTDAMIGLAKTQSFYGVEFEGERHDCGSKAGFLRANIAFGMARDDLRDGLRAEMKKYLKK, encoded by the coding sequence ATGAAAATTCGCAAAGCTGTCTTTCCGGTCGCCGGCCTGGGCACCCGCGTTCTGCCCGCCACCAAGGCGATGCCCAAGGAAATGCTGACCATCGTCGATAAACCGCTGATCCAATATGTGGTCGATGAAGCCAAAGAGGCCGGCATCGAGCATTTCATCTTCGTCACCGGCCGCAACAAGGGCGTGATCGAGGATCATTTCGACCGGATGTTTGAGCTCGACGCCACGCTCGTGGCGCGCGGCAAGAAGGCCGAGATGGAGATTCTGGCACGCGACCAGCCCGAGGCGGGCGCCATGAGTTTCACGCGGCAGCAGGCGCCGCACGGGCTCGGCCACGCCGTGTGGTGCGCCCGCGACATCGTCGGCAACGAGCCGTTCGCCGTCGTGCTGCCGGACGAACTGGTGCTGAACACGCCGGGCTGTCTCAAGCAGATGATCGAGGCCGCGGCCAATCTCGGCGATAAATCCAACCTGATCGCGGTCGAGGAAGTGCCCGAACATCTCACGCATCAATACGGCATCTGCGGGGTCGGCAAACGCCACGCGCACCGCAAGCTGTTCGAAGTCAATGGCATGGTGGAGAAGCCGCCAAAGGGCACCGCGCCGTCGAACCTGTCGATCACCGGGCGTTACATCCTGCAGCCGGAAATATTCAAGATCCTGGAAACGCAGGAGCGCGGCGCCGGTGGCGAGATTCAGCTCACCGATGCGATGATCGGGCTGGCAAAAACCCAGAGCTTCTATGGCGTCGAGTTCGAGGGCGAGCGGCATGATTGCGGCTCCAAGGCCGGCTTTCTCCGCGCCAACATCGCCTTCGGCATGGCCCGCGACGATCTGCGCGACGGCCTGCGCGCGGAAATGAAGAAATACCTGAAGAAGTAA